The following are encoded together in the Cicer arietinum cultivar CDC Frontier isolate Library 1 chromosome 2, Cicar.CDCFrontier_v2.0, whole genome shotgun sequence genome:
- the LOC101497906 gene encoding transcriptional elongation regulator MINIYO isoform X2: MEKQNGNGIEPKKVKKILKTSSLQINQEDAFKLVGSIVEKGIDDDSSQNNTTPFYSFPKPTVVPFPVARHRSHGPHWRPLNKKGSYDHDNDDSDNDVEDEEDTAFMEFEKVAAFANPVQRKKTKGLDFEKWKEITQDDKSSSGRYLEKDVSNSSQTSGKKKKEKGGKNDKKISSYSDDSLFASTAVDDAKPQFDTSNKVEYQKKIEYGLAYGDKKEKEFAAERDRVCSDRMPDHSFASVDGLRPEQNHFISEQEPTSIESEIDYENRARIQQMSAEEIAEAKAEILEKMSPALLKLLQKRGKEKLKKPSSIKSEVGTVSEPVNRHAQSTQEAKHPQTEDDLPSKKQLDDKNTSRKTSTTTSSSSWNAWSNRVEAIRELRFSLAGDVVDTEQKPAYDDVSQRDYLRTEGDPGAAGYTIKDAVALTRSVVPGQRALSLHLLSSVLDKALYYICKDRTANMIKDGNEVDMSVDWEAVWTFALGPEPELALSLRICLDDNHNSVVLACAKAIQSALSSDVNENYFDISEMATCDKDICTAPIFRSRPDIALGFLQGGYWKYSAKPSNILPFSEDSMDNESEEKHTIQDDVFVAGQDFTAGLVRMGILPRLRYLLETDPTAALEEYIVSILIAIVRHSPSCANAVLKCERLIQTIVQRFTVGSFEIRSSMIKSVKLLKVLARLDRKTCLEFIKNGYFRVMTLNLYQLPLTIDNWLKLGKEKIKLRSALTIEQLRFWRVCIRYGYCVSYFSEFFPALCFWLDVPSFEKLIESDVLYESSCISREAYLVLESLAGRLPNLFSQQCLTNQLPESSDDAEFWSWSYVGPMVDLCITWIAARSDPEVSKLFGGQEEGRSDFALGGELSATPLLWVYAAVTHMLSRVLERVTLGEAISLQEANGHVPWLPQFVPKIGLELIKYWLLGFSVSSGDESFLKELIHLKQKCDIEMSLASTCCLNGTINIITKIDNLIRSAKTGICSPSDEEQSLSKEGKVLEEGIVNSCFVELRSMLDVFMSSASSGWQHMESIEKFGRGGPAPGVGVGWGAPGGGFWSKTVLSVQTDARFLIYLLEIFENASKEPKTEETTFTLQRISTALGLCLTAGPADTVVIEKTYDLLLHVSVLKNLDLCIQNFLLNRRGKAFRWQYEEDDYVHISMILSSHFRSRWLSVRVKSKAVDGNSSSGTKATPKTDVRLDTIYEDSDMSSTTSPCCNSLTIEWARQNLPLPVHFYLSPIAMIPYTKRAGPLKVGSVHDPTDLLEVAKCGLFFVLGIETMSNFQATDIPSPVQHVSLTWKLHSLSVNFLVGMEILEQDQGRDTFEALQDLYGELIDKERSNRNKEVISDDKKNIEFLKFKSEIHESYSIFIEDLVEQFSAISYGDLIFGRQVSLYLHRGVETSIRLATWNALSNARVLELLPPLEKCFSSAEGYLEPAEDNEEILEAYAKSWVSDALDRAAIRGSVAYTMVIHHLSSFIFHACPVDKLLLRNRLVRSLLRDYSGKQQHEGMLMSLICHNKRSDMDEQLDSLLREKNWLESRMKVLTEACEGNSSLLTQVKKLKDAAEKSSL, translated from the exons ATGGAGAAACAAAACGGCAATGGAATTGAACCGAAGAAGGTGAAGAAGATACTGAAGACGAGTTCACTACAAATAAACCAAGAAGATGCATTTAAGTTGGTTGGTTCAATAGTTGAAAAGGGTATCGATGATGATAGCTCACAAAACAACACAACTCCTTTCTACTCTTTTCCTAAACCCACTGTTGTTCCTTTCCCTGTTGCTCGGCATCGTTCTCATGGTCCT CATTGGCGTCCACTGAATAAGAAAGGGAGTTATGATCATGACAATGATGATAGTGACAATGATGTTGAGGATGAAGAAGACACAGCTTTTATGGAGTTTGAGAAAGTTGCTGCCTTTGCTAATCCGGTACAAAGGAAGAAGACAAAGGGtttagattttgaaaaatgGAAAGAGATTACTCAAGATGATAAATCTTCCTCAGGGAGGTATTTAGAAAAGGATGTATCAAACTCTAGCCAAACTTCagggaaaaagaagaaagaaaaaggtgGTAAGAATGACAAGAAAATCTCATCTTATTCAGACGATAGTCTCTTTGCTTCTACAGCAGTGGATGATGCTAAACCACAATTTGATACTTCAAATAAGGTGGAGTAtcagaaaaaaattgaatatggCTTAGCTTATGGTgacaagaaagaaaaagaatttgCAGCTGAACGGGATCGAGTTTGCTCCGATAGAATGCCTGACCACAGTTTTGCATCTGTAGATGGGCTACGGCCTGAGCAAAATCACTTCATAAGTGAACAAGAACCCACGTCTATTGAGAGTGAAATTGATTATGAGAATCGTGCTCGGATCCAGCAAATGTCAGCTGAGGAGATAGCAGAAGCCAAGGCTGAGATATTGGAAAAGATGAGTCCTGCATTACTGAAATTACTGCAGAAAAGGGGGaaggagaagttgaagaaacCCAGTAGTATTAAATCAGAAGTGGGTACTGTTAGTGAACCTGTGAATCGACATGCTCAGAGTACTCAAGAAGCTAAACATCCGCAGACAGAGGATGACCTGCCATCCAAAAAACAGCTGGACGATAAGAATACTAGCAGGAAGACTTCAACCACCACAAGTAGTAGCTCGTGGAATGCTTGGAGCAATAGAGTTGAGGCCATTAGAGAGTTACGATTTTCATTGGCTGGGGATGTTGTTGATACTGAACAGAAGCCTGCGTATG ATGATGTCAGTCAACGCGACTATCTGCGGACTGAGGGAGATCCTGGTGCAGCTGGTTATACAATTAAAGACGCAGTGGCACTTACTAGAAGTGTG gttCCTGGACAAAGAGCCCTTTCATTGCATCTCCTTTCATCTGTTCTTGACAAGGCACTATACTATATTTGCAAAGACAGAACTGCAAATATGATAAAAGATGGGAACGAAGTCGACATGTCAGTTGACTGGGAGGCTGTATGGACTTTTGCACTTGGTCCTGAACCAGAGCTTGCGTTGTCACTAAG GATATGTCTTGATGATAACCACAATTCTGTGGTTTTGGCCTGTGCAAAGGCTATTCAATCTGCATTGAGTAGTGATGTGAATGAGAACTACTTTGATATCTCAGAG ATGGCAACTTGTGACAAGGATATTTGCACAGCTCCGATTTTTAGGAGCAGACCAGATATTGCTCTTGGATTCCTTCAGGGGGGATACTGGAAGTACAGTGCAAAACCTTCTAATATTCTACCTTTTAGCGAGGATTCTATGGATAATGAGAGCGAGGAGAAACATACAATTCAAGATGATGTATTTGTTGCTGGACAAGATTTTACTGCAGGTCTTGTTCGCATGGGGATCCTTCCCAGACTTCGCTATCTTTTGgag ACAGATCCTACAGCAGCTTTGGAAGAGTATATTGTTTCTATACTGATTGCTATAGTAAGGCATTCACCTTCATGTGCTAATGCAGTGCTGAAGTGCGAGAGACTTATTCAGACAATTGTGCAACGATTTACAGTTGGCAGTTTTGAAATTCGATCTTCCATGATAAAATCTGTAAAACTCTTGAAG GTCTTAGCTCGATTGGACAGGAAAACTTGTCTAGAGTTTATAAAGAATGGGTACTTTCGTGTCATGACTTTGAATTTATATCAACTTCCTTTGACCATTGACAACTGGTTAAAGTTAGGGAAGGAAAAAATTAAACTCAGGTCTGCTCTGACTATTGAACAATTGCGTTTCTGGAGGGTCTGCATTCGATATGGATATTGTGTGTCTTACTTCTCCGAGTTTTTCCCTGCCTTGTGTTTTTGGTTGGATGTTCCTTCGTTTGAAAAACTTATCGAAAGTGATGTTCTGTATGAATCTAGTTGCATCTCTCGGGAGGCATATCTTGTTCTGGAGTCTTTGGCCGGAAGACTTCCAAATTTATTTTCGCAACAGTGTCTAACAAATCAACTTCCCGAGTCCTCTGATGATGCAGAGTTCTGGTCTTGGAGTTATGTTGGTCCGATGGTTGACTTATGCATAACGTGGATTGCAGCAAGAAGTGATCCAGAAGTATCAAAATTGTTTGGTGGGCAGGAAGAAGGGAGAAGCGACTTTGCTTTAGGAGGAGAACTTTCTGCGACTCCTTTGTTGTGGGTGTATGCGGCTGTGACTCACATGCTTTCCAGAGTTCTTGAAAGGGTGACATTGGGGGAAGCTATCAGCCTACAGGAAGCTAATGGGCATGTGCCATGGCTTCCACAATTTGTTCCAAAGATTGGACTCGAGTTGATCAAATATTGGCTTTTGGGCTTTTCAGTTTCCTCTGGTGATGAATCTTTTTTGAAGGAACTAATTCATTTGAAACAGAAGTGTGATATTGAAATGTCTTTGGCTTCCACCTGTTGTCTAAATGGAACAATCAATATTATTACTAAAATTGATAATCTGATACGGTCTGCCAAGACCGGCATTTGTAGTCCCTCAGACGAAGAACAAAGTCTATCAAAAGAAGGAAAGGTGCTTGAGGAAGGCATAGTTAATAGTTGTTTCGTTGAATTAAGGTCTATGCTTGATGTTTTCATGTCTTCAGCTTCTTCAGGGTGGCAGCACATGGAGTCCATTGAAAAGTTTGGCAGAGGAGGACCGGCTCCAGGTGTTGGAGTTGGCTGGGGTGCCCCTGGTGGAGGATTTTGGTCGAAAACAGTTTTATCGGTTCAAACAGATGCAAGATTTCTTATCTATTTActggaaatttttgaaaatgcTTCTAAAGAACCCAAAACAGAAGAAACAACCTTCACCTTGCAACGGATTAGCACTGCCTTGGGATTATGTTTAACTGCAGGACCTGCGGATACAGTTGTTATAGAGAAGACATATGATCTCTTGCTCCATGTCTCTGTTTTAAAAAACCTTGACCTTTGTATACAAAATTTTCTCCTTAACAGAAGGGGTAAAGCCTTTAGGTGGCAATATGAAGAAGACGACTATGTGCACATCAGTATGATTTTATCATCTCATTTCAGGAGCAGATGGTTGTCTGTAAGAGTGAAGTCTAAAGCCGTGGATGGCAATAGTTCTTCTGGCACTAAGGCCACTCCAAAAACTGATGTGCGTTTGGATACGATATATGAGGACTCAGACATGTCTTCCACGACAAGTCCATGCTGTAACTCTTTAACAATAGAATGGGCTCGACAGAATCTACCACTTCCAGTCCACTTTTACCTTAGTCCAATAGCAATGATTCCCTATACCAAGCGAGCCGGTCCTCTAAAAGTTGGCAGTGTACATGATCCCACTGATTTGCTTGAAGTTGCCAAATGTGgacttttctttgttttaggcATTGAAACAATGTCCAATTTTCAAGCAACCGACATTCCTTCTCCTGTTCAGCATGTATCATTGACATGGAAGTTACATTCATTATCTGTCAATTTCCTTGTGGGAATGGAAATACTTGAACAGGATCAGGGAAGGGATACTTTTGAAGCTTTACAGGATCTTTATGGTGAGCTTATTGATAAGGAAAGGTCTAACCGAAATAAAGAAGTTATTtctgatgataaaaaaaatattgagttCCTTAAATTCAAATCAGAGATTCACGAGAGTTACTCGATATTTATTGAAGACCTTGTCGAGCAGTTTTCTGCCATATCTTATGGTGATTTGATTTTTGGCCGGCAAGTTTCGCTATATTTACACCGGGGAGTTGAAACTTCTATTCGACTTGCAACTTGGAATGCACTGTCTAATGCTCGTGTTCTTGAGCTCTTGCCACCTTTAGAGAAATGCTTTTCTAGTGCTGAAGGATACCTTGAACCTGCAGAG GATAATGAAGAGATTTTGGAGGCTTACGCCAAGTCATGGGTTTCCGATGCCCTTGACAGGGCTGCGATTCGAGGATCAGTTGCATATACTATGGTTATCCATCACCTTTCTTCATTCATATTTCATGCCTGTCCTGTGGATAAGTTATTGCTGCGCAACCGGCTTGTTAGGTCTCTCTTGAGAGATTATTCTGGGAAACAGCAACATGAG GGAATGTTAATGAGCCTCATTTGCCATAACAAGCGATCAGACATGGATGAGCAGCTGGATAGTCTACTGCGTGAAAAGAACTGGTTGGAGTCAAGGATGAAAGTATTGACTGAGGCATGTGAGGGAAATTCCTCTCTTCTGACACAAGTAAAGAAGTTGAAGGATGCTGCTGAGAAAAGTTCCTTGTGA
- the LOC101497906 gene encoding transcriptional elongation regulator MINIYO isoform X1 has protein sequence MEKQNGNGIEPKKVKKILKTSSLQINQEDAFKLVGSIVEKGIDDDSSQNNTTPFYSFPKPTVVPFPVARHRSHGPHWRPLNKKGSYDHDNDDSDNDVEDEEDTAFMEFEKVAAFANPVQRKKTKGLDFEKWKEITQDDKSSSGRYLEKDVSNSSQTSGKKKKEKGGKNDKKISSYSDDSLFASTAVDDAKPQFDTSNKVEYQKKIEYGLAYGDKKEKEFAAERDRVCSDRMPDHSFASVDGLRPEQNHFISEQEPTSIESEIDYENRARIQQMSAEEIAEAKAEILEKMSPALLKLLQKRGKEKLKKPSSIKSEVGTVSEPVNRHAQSTQEAKHPQTEDDLPSKKQLDDKNTSRKTSTTTSSSSWNAWSNRVEAIRELRFSLAGDVVDTEQKPAYDDVSQRDYLRTEGDPGAAGYTIKDAVALTRSVVPGQRALSLHLLSSVLDKALYYICKDRTANMIKDGNEVDMSVDWEAVWTFALGPEPELALSLRICLDDNHNSVVLACAKAIQSALSSDVNENYFDISEKMATCDKDICTAPIFRSRPDIALGFLQGGYWKYSAKPSNILPFSEDSMDNESEEKHTIQDDVFVAGQDFTAGLVRMGILPRLRYLLETDPTAALEEYIVSILIAIVRHSPSCANAVLKCERLIQTIVQRFTVGSFEIRSSMIKSVKLLKVLARLDRKTCLEFIKNGYFRVMTLNLYQLPLTIDNWLKLGKEKIKLRSALTIEQLRFWRVCIRYGYCVSYFSEFFPALCFWLDVPSFEKLIESDVLYESSCISREAYLVLESLAGRLPNLFSQQCLTNQLPESSDDAEFWSWSYVGPMVDLCITWIAARSDPEVSKLFGGQEEGRSDFALGGELSATPLLWVYAAVTHMLSRVLERVTLGEAISLQEANGHVPWLPQFVPKIGLELIKYWLLGFSVSSGDESFLKELIHLKQKCDIEMSLASTCCLNGTINIITKIDNLIRSAKTGICSPSDEEQSLSKEGKVLEEGIVNSCFVELRSMLDVFMSSASSGWQHMESIEKFGRGGPAPGVGVGWGAPGGGFWSKTVLSVQTDARFLIYLLEIFENASKEPKTEETTFTLQRISTALGLCLTAGPADTVVIEKTYDLLLHVSVLKNLDLCIQNFLLNRRGKAFRWQYEEDDYVHISMILSSHFRSRWLSVRVKSKAVDGNSSSGTKATPKTDVRLDTIYEDSDMSSTTSPCCNSLTIEWARQNLPLPVHFYLSPIAMIPYTKRAGPLKVGSVHDPTDLLEVAKCGLFFVLGIETMSNFQATDIPSPVQHVSLTWKLHSLSVNFLVGMEILEQDQGRDTFEALQDLYGELIDKERSNRNKEVISDDKKNIEFLKFKSEIHESYSIFIEDLVEQFSAISYGDLIFGRQVSLYLHRGVETSIRLATWNALSNARVLELLPPLEKCFSSAEGYLEPAEDNEEILEAYAKSWVSDALDRAAIRGSVAYTMVIHHLSSFIFHACPVDKLLLRNRLVRSLLRDYSGKQQHEGMLMSLICHNKRSDMDEQLDSLLREKNWLESRMKVLTEACEGNSSLLTQVKKLKDAAEKSSL, from the exons ATGGAGAAACAAAACGGCAATGGAATTGAACCGAAGAAGGTGAAGAAGATACTGAAGACGAGTTCACTACAAATAAACCAAGAAGATGCATTTAAGTTGGTTGGTTCAATAGTTGAAAAGGGTATCGATGATGATAGCTCACAAAACAACACAACTCCTTTCTACTCTTTTCCTAAACCCACTGTTGTTCCTTTCCCTGTTGCTCGGCATCGTTCTCATGGTCCT CATTGGCGTCCACTGAATAAGAAAGGGAGTTATGATCATGACAATGATGATAGTGACAATGATGTTGAGGATGAAGAAGACACAGCTTTTATGGAGTTTGAGAAAGTTGCTGCCTTTGCTAATCCGGTACAAAGGAAGAAGACAAAGGGtttagattttgaaaaatgGAAAGAGATTACTCAAGATGATAAATCTTCCTCAGGGAGGTATTTAGAAAAGGATGTATCAAACTCTAGCCAAACTTCagggaaaaagaagaaagaaaaaggtgGTAAGAATGACAAGAAAATCTCATCTTATTCAGACGATAGTCTCTTTGCTTCTACAGCAGTGGATGATGCTAAACCACAATTTGATACTTCAAATAAGGTGGAGTAtcagaaaaaaattgaatatggCTTAGCTTATGGTgacaagaaagaaaaagaatttgCAGCTGAACGGGATCGAGTTTGCTCCGATAGAATGCCTGACCACAGTTTTGCATCTGTAGATGGGCTACGGCCTGAGCAAAATCACTTCATAAGTGAACAAGAACCCACGTCTATTGAGAGTGAAATTGATTATGAGAATCGTGCTCGGATCCAGCAAATGTCAGCTGAGGAGATAGCAGAAGCCAAGGCTGAGATATTGGAAAAGATGAGTCCTGCATTACTGAAATTACTGCAGAAAAGGGGGaaggagaagttgaagaaacCCAGTAGTATTAAATCAGAAGTGGGTACTGTTAGTGAACCTGTGAATCGACATGCTCAGAGTACTCAAGAAGCTAAACATCCGCAGACAGAGGATGACCTGCCATCCAAAAAACAGCTGGACGATAAGAATACTAGCAGGAAGACTTCAACCACCACAAGTAGTAGCTCGTGGAATGCTTGGAGCAATAGAGTTGAGGCCATTAGAGAGTTACGATTTTCATTGGCTGGGGATGTTGTTGATACTGAACAGAAGCCTGCGTATG ATGATGTCAGTCAACGCGACTATCTGCGGACTGAGGGAGATCCTGGTGCAGCTGGTTATACAATTAAAGACGCAGTGGCACTTACTAGAAGTGTG gttCCTGGACAAAGAGCCCTTTCATTGCATCTCCTTTCATCTGTTCTTGACAAGGCACTATACTATATTTGCAAAGACAGAACTGCAAATATGATAAAAGATGGGAACGAAGTCGACATGTCAGTTGACTGGGAGGCTGTATGGACTTTTGCACTTGGTCCTGAACCAGAGCTTGCGTTGTCACTAAG GATATGTCTTGATGATAACCACAATTCTGTGGTTTTGGCCTGTGCAAAGGCTATTCAATCTGCATTGAGTAGTGATGTGAATGAGAACTACTTTGATATCTCAGAG AAGATGGCAACTTGTGACAAGGATATTTGCACAGCTCCGATTTTTAGGAGCAGACCAGATATTGCTCTTGGATTCCTTCAGGGGGGATACTGGAAGTACAGTGCAAAACCTTCTAATATTCTACCTTTTAGCGAGGATTCTATGGATAATGAGAGCGAGGAGAAACATACAATTCAAGATGATGTATTTGTTGCTGGACAAGATTTTACTGCAGGTCTTGTTCGCATGGGGATCCTTCCCAGACTTCGCTATCTTTTGgag ACAGATCCTACAGCAGCTTTGGAAGAGTATATTGTTTCTATACTGATTGCTATAGTAAGGCATTCACCTTCATGTGCTAATGCAGTGCTGAAGTGCGAGAGACTTATTCAGACAATTGTGCAACGATTTACAGTTGGCAGTTTTGAAATTCGATCTTCCATGATAAAATCTGTAAAACTCTTGAAG GTCTTAGCTCGATTGGACAGGAAAACTTGTCTAGAGTTTATAAAGAATGGGTACTTTCGTGTCATGACTTTGAATTTATATCAACTTCCTTTGACCATTGACAACTGGTTAAAGTTAGGGAAGGAAAAAATTAAACTCAGGTCTGCTCTGACTATTGAACAATTGCGTTTCTGGAGGGTCTGCATTCGATATGGATATTGTGTGTCTTACTTCTCCGAGTTTTTCCCTGCCTTGTGTTTTTGGTTGGATGTTCCTTCGTTTGAAAAACTTATCGAAAGTGATGTTCTGTATGAATCTAGTTGCATCTCTCGGGAGGCATATCTTGTTCTGGAGTCTTTGGCCGGAAGACTTCCAAATTTATTTTCGCAACAGTGTCTAACAAATCAACTTCCCGAGTCCTCTGATGATGCAGAGTTCTGGTCTTGGAGTTATGTTGGTCCGATGGTTGACTTATGCATAACGTGGATTGCAGCAAGAAGTGATCCAGAAGTATCAAAATTGTTTGGTGGGCAGGAAGAAGGGAGAAGCGACTTTGCTTTAGGAGGAGAACTTTCTGCGACTCCTTTGTTGTGGGTGTATGCGGCTGTGACTCACATGCTTTCCAGAGTTCTTGAAAGGGTGACATTGGGGGAAGCTATCAGCCTACAGGAAGCTAATGGGCATGTGCCATGGCTTCCACAATTTGTTCCAAAGATTGGACTCGAGTTGATCAAATATTGGCTTTTGGGCTTTTCAGTTTCCTCTGGTGATGAATCTTTTTTGAAGGAACTAATTCATTTGAAACAGAAGTGTGATATTGAAATGTCTTTGGCTTCCACCTGTTGTCTAAATGGAACAATCAATATTATTACTAAAATTGATAATCTGATACGGTCTGCCAAGACCGGCATTTGTAGTCCCTCAGACGAAGAACAAAGTCTATCAAAAGAAGGAAAGGTGCTTGAGGAAGGCATAGTTAATAGTTGTTTCGTTGAATTAAGGTCTATGCTTGATGTTTTCATGTCTTCAGCTTCTTCAGGGTGGCAGCACATGGAGTCCATTGAAAAGTTTGGCAGAGGAGGACCGGCTCCAGGTGTTGGAGTTGGCTGGGGTGCCCCTGGTGGAGGATTTTGGTCGAAAACAGTTTTATCGGTTCAAACAGATGCAAGATTTCTTATCTATTTActggaaatttttgaaaatgcTTCTAAAGAACCCAAAACAGAAGAAACAACCTTCACCTTGCAACGGATTAGCACTGCCTTGGGATTATGTTTAACTGCAGGACCTGCGGATACAGTTGTTATAGAGAAGACATATGATCTCTTGCTCCATGTCTCTGTTTTAAAAAACCTTGACCTTTGTATACAAAATTTTCTCCTTAACAGAAGGGGTAAAGCCTTTAGGTGGCAATATGAAGAAGACGACTATGTGCACATCAGTATGATTTTATCATCTCATTTCAGGAGCAGATGGTTGTCTGTAAGAGTGAAGTCTAAAGCCGTGGATGGCAATAGTTCTTCTGGCACTAAGGCCACTCCAAAAACTGATGTGCGTTTGGATACGATATATGAGGACTCAGACATGTCTTCCACGACAAGTCCATGCTGTAACTCTTTAACAATAGAATGGGCTCGACAGAATCTACCACTTCCAGTCCACTTTTACCTTAGTCCAATAGCAATGATTCCCTATACCAAGCGAGCCGGTCCTCTAAAAGTTGGCAGTGTACATGATCCCACTGATTTGCTTGAAGTTGCCAAATGTGgacttttctttgttttaggcATTGAAACAATGTCCAATTTTCAAGCAACCGACATTCCTTCTCCTGTTCAGCATGTATCATTGACATGGAAGTTACATTCATTATCTGTCAATTTCCTTGTGGGAATGGAAATACTTGAACAGGATCAGGGAAGGGATACTTTTGAAGCTTTACAGGATCTTTATGGTGAGCTTATTGATAAGGAAAGGTCTAACCGAAATAAAGAAGTTATTtctgatgataaaaaaaatattgagttCCTTAAATTCAAATCAGAGATTCACGAGAGTTACTCGATATTTATTGAAGACCTTGTCGAGCAGTTTTCTGCCATATCTTATGGTGATTTGATTTTTGGCCGGCAAGTTTCGCTATATTTACACCGGGGAGTTGAAACTTCTATTCGACTTGCAACTTGGAATGCACTGTCTAATGCTCGTGTTCTTGAGCTCTTGCCACCTTTAGAGAAATGCTTTTCTAGTGCTGAAGGATACCTTGAACCTGCAGAG GATAATGAAGAGATTTTGGAGGCTTACGCCAAGTCATGGGTTTCCGATGCCCTTGACAGGGCTGCGATTCGAGGATCAGTTGCATATACTATGGTTATCCATCACCTTTCTTCATTCATATTTCATGCCTGTCCTGTGGATAAGTTATTGCTGCGCAACCGGCTTGTTAGGTCTCTCTTGAGAGATTATTCTGGGAAACAGCAACATGAG GGAATGTTAATGAGCCTCATTTGCCATAACAAGCGATCAGACATGGATGAGCAGCTGGATAGTCTACTGCGTGAAAAGAACTGGTTGGAGTCAAGGATGAAAGTATTGACTGAGGCATGTGAGGGAAATTCCTCTCTTCTGACACAAGTAAAGAAGTTGAAGGATGCTGCTGAGAAAAGTTCCTTGTGA